In Trichocoleus desertorum NBK24, the following are encoded in one genomic region:
- a CDS encoding glycoside hydrolase family 19 protein — protein MRLQDICNGTATLTLKQVAQDADLVKQIQVRLRDLQMPIGEPDGHCGALTSAAIARFCQAFNAANDDLTPEIAKQLIQAKTIPDCNPLLEMLAPRQVADILDCPLGDVQNYLPGVLQAFQQQRLLNRPTLIAAIATIGVETGGFRPIHEWGGNDYFTERYENREDLGNIYPGDGARYHGRGFVQITGRANYREYGQKLGCPLEDNPDLALDPKIAAEILALYFYDREVDAAVQKQDWEQVRRAVNGGLNGWDEFIHFVKQAQKML, from the coding sequence ATGCGGTTACAAGATATTTGTAATGGAACTGCTACCTTAACCTTGAAACAGGTTGCCCAGGATGCGGATTTAGTGAAGCAGATCCAAGTCCGATTGCGTGACTTACAAATGCCCATTGGTGAACCAGATGGTCACTGTGGTGCTTTAACTTCTGCGGCGATCGCCCGTTTTTGTCAAGCATTTAACGCGGCGAATGACGACCTCACTCCAGAGATTGCTAAGCAGTTAATTCAAGCAAAAACAATTCCTGATTGTAATCCTTTGCTGGAGATGCTGGCCCCAAGGCAAGTCGCTGATATTCTAGACTGCCCTCTGGGTGACGTGCAGAATTACTTACCAGGGGTTTTGCAAGCATTCCAGCAGCAGCGGTTGCTCAACCGCCCAACCTTAATTGCCGCGATCGCCACCATCGGAGTAGAGACTGGAGGTTTCCGTCCAATTCACGAGTGGGGCGGCAACGATTATTTCACGGAAAGGTACGAGAACCGAGAAGACTTGGGCAACATCTATCCAGGCGATGGAGCCCGCTACCACGGACGTGGTTTTGTACAAATCACGGGACGAGCGAACTATCGAGAATATGGTCAAAAGCTAGGGTGCCCACTAGAAGACAATCCAGATCTGGCACTTGACCCCAAGATTGCTGCCGAAATTTTAGCTTTGTATTTTTACGATCGCGAAGTTGATGCAGCCGTCCAGAAGCAGGATTGGGAACAAGTTAGACGCGCCGTTAATGGTGGCCTTAACGGTTGGGACGAGTTTATTCACTTTGTCAAACAAGCGCAAAAAATGCTGTAA